In a single window of the Drosophila albomicans strain 15112-1751.03 chromosome 3, ASM965048v2, whole genome shotgun sequence genome:
- the LOC117572791 gene encoding uncharacterized protein LOC117572791 produces MSRYQQLVNESSSSSSNHCAGNQAQPKEQQQPQQQQQQPPAPSVGYHLYLYREQLARRKVEYIRLSKAKYFITETLLEKTVRNLKGCSLDELKTVNNQIVFKHKLRHQITRLRKLQSLGIRNASPNMESTEL; encoded by the coding sequence ATGTCACGCTATCAGCAACTTGTTAACGaatccagcagcagcagcagcaaccactgCGCTGGCAACCAAGCACAGCCaaaggagcaacaacagccacaacaacaacagcagcagccaccagCACCCAGTGTTGGCTATcatctgtatttgtatcgGGAGCAACTGGCTCGTCGCAAAGTGGAATACATTCGACTGTCGAAAGCCAAGTACTTCATTACCGAAACACTCTTAGAGAAAACGGTTCGCAATCTGAAGGGTTGCAGCCTCGATGAGCTGAAGACTGTGAACAATCAGATTGTGTTCAAGCACAAGCTGCGCCATCAGATTACCAGACTGCGCAAGCTACAATCGCTGGGAATTCGCAATGCCAGTCCAAACATGGAGAGCACAGAACTCTGA